A portion of the Actinomycetes bacterium genome contains these proteins:
- a CDS encoding DUF3662 domain-containing protein, producing the protein MGIRGFENRLERAVEGTVSRIFRGGLKPVEFGRKLVREMDGHRSVSVSGATIVPNAYRFGVAEQDLEQFADIQQTLVRELADAAREHARDEGYGFVGPVEVAIDADSTVRSGVLTVEGRFVEGEGATPPGSLLLSTGDRVPLGEYAVTIGRHHDSVIVLADPNVSRNHAEIAPSGDGFVVTDLGSTNGTRVNGTKIVGPHQLVDGDEVRFGNTAMHFEAS; encoded by the coding sequence ATGGGCATCCGTGGATTCGAGAACCGACTCGAACGCGCCGTCGAAGGCACCGTTTCGCGGATCTTCCGAGGCGGGCTGAAGCCGGTGGAGTTCGGCCGGAAGCTGGTCCGCGAGATGGACGGTCACCGGTCGGTTTCGGTCAGCGGTGCCACGATCGTGCCCAACGCCTACCGCTTCGGTGTGGCCGAGCAGGACCTCGAGCAGTTCGCCGACATCCAGCAAACCCTTGTTCGCGAGCTGGCCGACGCCGCCAGGGAACATGCCCGCGACGAGGGATATGGGTTCGTGGGCCCGGTCGAGGTCGCCATCGACGCCGACTCCACCGTGCGCAGCGGCGTACTCACCGTCGAGGGCCGGTTCGTCGAGGGCGAGGGCGCCACCCCGCCGGGTTCGCTGCTCCTGTCCACCGGCGACCGGGTCCCACTGGGCGAGTACGCAGTCACGATCGGCCGTCACCACGACTCGGTGATCGTGCTGGCCGACCCCAACGTGAGCCGCAACCACGCCGAGATCGCACCGTCGGGAGACGGCTTCGTGGTCACCGACCTGGGCTCCACCAACGGCACGCGGGTCAACGGAACGAAGATCGTCGGCCCGCACCAGCTCGTCGATGGAGACGAGGTGCGTTTCGGCAACACGGCCATGCACTTCGAGGCGTCGTAG
- a CDS encoding FHA domain-containing protein: MPEQLLTVLKICLLVLLYLFFLRVLRAVWAEVSPPKVAAEVPQQAAVQPKPLARSPRASRKSVVPTKLAVIEPADRAGTEFPIGPETTIGRSSGCTIQFDEQYVSQVHTRVFQREGQVFAEDLGSTNGTWVNGVRAVGQMPARLGDRIQIGNVILELR; this comes from the coding sequence ATGCCCGAGCAGCTGCTCACGGTCCTCAAGATCTGTCTCCTGGTCCTGTTGTACCTGTTCTTCCTCCGCGTGCTGCGCGCCGTGTGGGCAGAGGTGAGTCCGCCGAAGGTCGCGGCCGAGGTTCCCCAGCAGGCTGCGGTGCAACCGAAGCCGCTCGCCAGATCGCCCCGCGCGTCGCGCAAGTCGGTGGTGCCCACGAAGTTGGCCGTGATCGAGCCGGCGGACCGGGCTGGCACTGAGTTCCCGATCGGTCCCGAGACCACCATCGGTCGGTCGTCCGGTTGCACGATCCAGTTCGACGAGCAGTACGTGTCGCAGGTGCACACACGTGTGTTCCAGCGCGAGGGCCAGGTGTTCGCCGAAGACCTGGGCTCCACCAACGGCACGTGGGTCAACGGTGTGCGCGCCGTGGGCCAGATGCCGGCACGCCTGGGTGACCGCATCCAGATCGGCAACGTGATCCTGGAGCTGCGTTGA
- a CDS encoding serine/threonine-protein phosphatase encodes MIRLDIGSASLVGQVRAANEDSLLAADGLAVVADGMGGHRGGAVASADAVGALAEVEGSRSLDDLVRTVHWANRQISERADVDPELRGMGTTVCVVGLIRRDDADEVAVLNVGDSRVYLLAAGEMNQLTEDHSLVESLVREGQITEQEALTHPQRNVLTRALGVEPLVTVDAWLLSPRDGDRLLLCSDGLTNELDDERIAELLAEGEPADVTARRLAAEADAAGGRDNTTAVVVDVVGSGADAAALGDRFRKITTPAVDLSEEDLGPHTETVMAVIASPDAQADSDPQTDPPPEELQGDEGIAALATGESEELIAAQAAADAAASRAARWRTAAFVVAIFGVIALAVGAIFFTAGRGWYVGEDDDGYVALYRGTPVLWLQPEYVKSSDKLVADLTPAAQSKVEEGLTFSDEADAIARIDSLTVTTTTTTTTTTTTTTTTTTTTVPVMAPAGAPAPPATGGG; translated from the coding sequence TTGATACGCCTCGACATCGGCTCGGCGTCGCTTGTCGGCCAGGTGCGCGCCGCCAACGAGGACTCGCTCCTCGCTGCCGACGGCCTGGCGGTCGTGGCCGACGGCATGGGCGGGCACCGGGGCGGAGCAGTGGCATCGGCGGACGCGGTCGGAGCTCTCGCCGAGGTGGAGGGCAGCCGGTCACTCGATGACCTGGTGCGCACCGTTCACTGGGCCAACCGCCAGATCTCCGAACGGGCTGACGTAGACCCGGAGCTGAGGGGGATGGGCACCACGGTATGCGTGGTCGGGCTCATCCGCCGCGACGATGCTGATGAGGTGGCTGTGCTCAACGTGGGCGACAGCCGGGTGTACCTGCTGGCTGCCGGCGAGATGAACCAGCTGACCGAAGACCACTCGTTGGTCGAGTCGCTGGTGCGTGAAGGCCAGATCACCGAGCAGGAGGCCCTTACCCATCCGCAGCGCAACGTTCTTACCCGGGCACTCGGGGTGGAACCCCTGGTGACCGTGGACGCCTGGCTGCTGTCGCCCCGAGACGGCGACCGACTGCTGCTCTGCAGCGACGGACTCACCAACGAGCTCGACGACGAGCGCATCGCCGAGCTTCTCGCGGAGGGCGAGCCGGCAGATGTGACCGCCCGCCGCCTCGCGGCCGAGGCCGACGCAGCCGGTGGGCGAGACAACACCACTGCCGTGGTGGTGGACGTGGTTGGCAGCGGCGCCGATGCTGCCGCCCTCGGCGACCGGTTCCGCAAGATCACCACGCCGGCAGTCGACCTGTCCGAAGAGGATCTCGGACCTCATACCGAAACAGTGATGGCCGTGATCGCATCGCCGGATGCGCAGGCCGACTCGGACCCGCAGACTGATCCGCCCCCGGAGGAGCTGCAGGGCGACGAGGGCATTGCGGCGTTGGCCACCGGCGAGTCCGAGGAGCTGATCGCTGCGCAGGCTGCCGCCGATGCGGCTGCAAGCCGGGCGGCACGCTGGCGTACAGCGGCGTTCGTGGTGGCGATCTTCGGGGTGATCGCGCTGGCCGTCGGTGCGATCTTCTTCACGGCCGGTCGCGGTTGGTACGTGGGCGAGGACGACGACGGCTACGTGGCGCTCTACCGGGGCACGCCCGTGCTGTGGTTGCAGCCCGAGTACGTGAAGAGCTCCGACAAGCTCGTGGCCGACCTCACCCCGGCCGCACAGAGCAAGGTGGAAGAAGGACTCACGTTCAGCGACGAGGCCGATGCAATCGCGCGAATCGACAGCCTCACGGTCACCACGACCACGACGACCACGACCACGACGACCACGACCACGACCACCACGACCACCACGGTGCCCGTCATGGCACCGGCCGGCGCCCCAGCGCCGCCGGCGACTGGCGGAGGGTAG
- a CDS encoding FtsW/RodA/SpoVE family cell cycle protein: MVVGGLYALASLGRNASLPADVGPFLAGVLLLVVIAHIVTRKVAPAADALLLPIAALLNGIGYVFIARLDKDLAALQATWTFVGITGFVLTLVLVRDIKVLQRYRYTFGLVGLLLLMLPLLPGIGRNINGARIWVEIGPVSFQPGEFAKIALAIFFAGYLMEKRELLGVATFRLGPVNIPDPRHFFPILGAWGVALVVMIFERDLGSALLFFVLFVVMLWVATGRVSYLVAGGGLFAIGAWLSWSRFDHVKTRVDIWLDPWADPSGSGYQIVQAAYALAWGGTTGTGPGLGIAGRIPFEETDFIFAIIAEELGVLGSTAILCAFLLLAGSGLRIARRCSDGFMALLAVGLTTLIAVQAFIIIAGVIRLLPLTGITLPFVSYGGSSLVANYVLLALLMRISDQASRRIAQPAVAQ, from the coding sequence ATGGTGGTCGGTGGTCTCTACGCGCTGGCGAGCCTGGGTCGCAACGCGTCGCTACCCGCCGACGTGGGCCCGTTCCTCGCGGGCGTGCTTCTGCTGGTGGTTATCGCCCACATCGTGACCCGCAAGGTGGCCCCTGCCGCCGACGCACTGCTGTTGCCGATCGCGGCGTTGCTCAACGGCATCGGCTACGTGTTCATCGCCCGCCTCGACAAGGACCTCGCCGCCCTGCAGGCCACGTGGACCTTCGTGGGCATCACCGGATTCGTCCTCACCCTCGTGCTGGTGCGCGACATCAAGGTGTTGCAGCGATACCGGTACACGTTCGGGCTCGTGGGCCTGCTGCTTCTGATGCTCCCGCTGCTGCCCGGCATCGGACGCAACATCAACGGCGCGCGCATCTGGGTCGAGATCGGCCCGGTCAGCTTCCAGCCCGGAGAGTTCGCCAAGATTGCGCTGGCCATCTTCTTTGCCGGCTACCTGATGGAGAAACGCGAGTTGCTCGGCGTCGCCACGTTCAGGCTCGGCCCGGTCAACATCCCCGACCCGCGGCACTTCTTTCCCATCCTCGGAGCGTGGGGCGTGGCCCTCGTGGTGATGATCTTCGAGCGCGACCTCGGATCTGCGCTGCTGTTCTTCGTGTTGTTCGTGGTGATGCTCTGGGTGGCGACCGGCCGGGTCAGCTACCTCGTCGCCGGCGGGGGCCTGTTCGCAATCGGCGCGTGGCTCAGCTGGTCGCGGTTCGACCACGTGAAGACGCGTGTCGACATATGGCTCGACCCGTGGGCCGACCCCTCCGGGTCCGGCTACCAGATCGTGCAGGCCGCCTACGCGCTCGCGTGGGGTGGCACCACCGGAACGGGCCCAGGCCTCGGCATCGCGGGTCGCATCCCGTTCGAGGAGACCGATTTCATCTTCGCGATCATCGCGGAGGAACTGGGCGTGCTCGGCTCCACAGCGATCCTGTGCGCGTTCCTGCTGTTGGCCGGCAGCGGTCTACGCATCGCACGCAGGTGCAGTGACGGGTTCATGGCCCTGCTGGCGGTCGGCCTCACGACCCTGATCGCGGTGCAGGCTTTCATCATCATCGCCGGTGTGATCCGCCTGCTGCCGCTCACCGGCATCACGCTGCCGTTCGTCTCCTACGGCGGTTCCTCCCTCGTGGCCAACTATGTGTTGTTGGCGCTGCTCATGCGCATCTCCGACCAGGCATCGCGGCGGATAGCGCAGCCGGCGGTGGCGCAGTGA
- a CDS encoding penicillin-binding protein 2: MNRQIRRLGIAFVVLYLALFLKLNQVQVFQATALNDRPENTRVLQRDFNEPRGDIISADGAVLATSEERRAALRFQRVYPDGELFAHVTGYYSFSLGASGVERQYNDELAGRTAALEFKQFSDFFSAESSEGDVLLTVRKDLQTVARDALAGQRGSVVAIDPRDGAILAMYSNPSYDPNLISDNETQRAADVKGLYDIAEGKPLLAHTYQERYFPGSTYKVLTAGAGLATGTVTVDSPDYEVVTEYTPPLTRRPIRNFGGQPCGGTLLTIMARSCNTSFAQMGVEQVGATPMIEQAEAAGFNAEVPIDMPNPAESFYPTDFGDIVSRPDGLAPVNEDAPKLAQTAIGQNDVAATPLQMAMVAGAVANRGEVMVPHVMSTVRARDGSVVSTYEPATWRRAFTDGNAATLSEAMIGVVQGGTARVLQIPGADVGAKTGTAQLGTDPATSHAWMIAFAGPEGQDPTVAVAVVVNNVSGASNQTGGRVAGPIARDVLANALLVR, encoded by the coding sequence GTGAACCGCCAGATCCGTCGGCTCGGAATAGCGTTCGTGGTGCTCTACCTGGCGCTGTTCCTGAAGCTCAACCAGGTGCAGGTGTTCCAGGCCACGGCACTCAACGACCGCCCGGAGAACACCCGGGTGCTCCAGCGCGACTTCAACGAGCCGCGGGGCGACATAATCTCCGCCGACGGCGCAGTACTCGCCACCTCCGAGGAGCGCCGCGCAGCTTTGCGGTTCCAGCGGGTGTACCCCGACGGGGAACTGTTCGCGCATGTCACCGGCTACTACTCGTTCTCCCTCGGAGCCAGTGGTGTGGAGCGCCAGTACAACGACGAGCTGGCCGGCCGTACCGCAGCGCTCGAATTCAAGCAGTTCAGCGACTTCTTCAGCGCCGAGTCGTCCGAGGGCGACGTGCTGTTGACCGTCCGCAAGGACCTCCAGACCGTTGCCCGCGACGCACTCGCCGGCCAGCGGGGCTCGGTCGTCGCAATCGACCCCCGCGACGGAGCGATCCTCGCCATGTACTCCAACCCGAGCTATGACCCGAACCTGATATCGGACAACGAGACACAGCGCGCCGCGGACGTGAAGGGCCTCTACGACATCGCTGAGGGCAAGCCACTGCTCGCCCACACCTACCAGGAGCGCTACTTCCCGGGATCCACCTACAAAGTGCTGACCGCCGGCGCCGGACTCGCGACCGGCACCGTCACGGTGGACTCACCCGACTACGAAGTCGTCACCGAGTACACGCCGCCGCTCACCAGGCGGCCTATCCGCAACTTCGGCGGACAGCCCTGTGGCGGCACACTGCTCACGATCATGGCCCGCTCGTGCAACACGTCGTTCGCCCAGATGGGTGTCGAGCAGGTCGGGGCGACGCCGATGATCGAGCAGGCCGAGGCAGCGGGGTTCAACGCCGAGGTGCCCATCGACATGCCCAACCCCGCGGAGTCGTTCTACCCGACCGACTTCGGCGACATCGTGTCGAGGCCCGATGGACTAGCCCCCGTCAACGAAGACGCCCCGAAGCTCGCCCAGACGGCGATCGGCCAGAACGACGTGGCGGCCACACCGCTGCAGATGGCGATGGTGGCCGGTGCGGTCGCCAACCGGGGCGAGGTGATGGTGCCGCACGTGATGTCGACCGTGCGCGCACGCGACGGCTCGGTGGTGTCGACGTACGAGCCGGCCACCTGGCGTCGGGCCTTCACCGATGGCAACGCCGCCACGCTCTCGGAGGCAATGATCGGAGTGGTGCAGGGCGGCACTGCCAGGGTGCTGCAGATTCCCGGTGCGGATGTGGGTGCCAAGACCGGCACAGCCCAGCTCGGTACCGACCCCGCCACTTCACACGCCTGGATGATCGCCTTCGCGGGTCCGGAGGGCCAGGACCCGACTGTGGCGGTGGCCGTGGTGGTCAACAACGTGAGTGGCGCCAGCAACCAGACCGGTGGCCGTGTCGCGGGGCCGATCGCCCGTGACGTGCTGGCAAACGCCCTGCTGGTGAGGTGA